One window from the genome of Maridesulfovibrio ferrireducens encodes:
- the gltX gene encoding glutamate--tRNA ligase, with amino-acid sequence MSNTVTRFAPSPTGHLHIGGARTALFSWLLARRNNGKFVLRIEDTDQKRSTQEYTDAILDSMRWLGIDWDGELMYQSERFDLYNSYIDKLLEDGNAYWCDCTSEQVDAMREKAMLEKRKPKYDGSCRDKNLGPGENRVVRFKAPLEGRTSFNDMIKGPIVIENAEMDDMILRRSDGAPTYNLAVVVDDHTMGITQVLRGDDHINNTPRQIQIYKALGWDIPRFGHVPMILGPDKKKLSKRHGALSVMEYEKMGYLPEAVLNYLVRLGWSHGDQEIFSKEELFELFNTEHLGNSPSVFDTKKLDWVNCEYIKAKAPAELIPGMRSFLPEGTEVADEYLEKIIPLLQPRATNYKEMADMCDFFLVSADKLEYNETAVAKVFTPEAIAHLKELTARIEADTEFSHDSLEAIHTGYLAEKELKFKAIGQPVRLALCGKVQSPGGLYDLMLVMGKDESIARMKKAMTLV; translated from the coding sequence ATGAGCAATACAGTAACACGCTTCGCCCCAAGCCCTACCGGGCATTTACATATCGGCGGCGCAAGAACCGCACTTTTTTCATGGCTTCTGGCCCGTCGCAACAATGGAAAATTTGTTCTGCGTATTGAAGATACAGACCAGAAAAGATCTACTCAAGAATACACTGACGCCATTCTTGATTCCATGAGATGGCTTGGCATAGATTGGGACGGCGAACTGATGTATCAGAGCGAACGGTTTGATCTATACAACAGCTACATCGACAAGCTCCTTGAAGATGGAAACGCCTACTGGTGTGACTGTACGTCCGAACAGGTTGATGCCATGCGCGAAAAGGCCATGCTTGAAAAACGCAAACCGAAATATGACGGTTCCTGCCGCGATAAAAACCTCGGCCCCGGCGAAAACCGGGTAGTCAGATTTAAAGCCCCTCTCGAAGGGCGTACCTCTTTCAATGACATGATCAAAGGTCCTATCGTCATAGAAAATGCTGAAATGGATGACATGATCCTTCGCCGCTCCGACGGTGCTCCGACTTATAACCTCGCAGTTGTGGTTGATGATCATACCATGGGAATTACGCAAGTTCTGCGCGGAGATGACCACATTAACAACACTCCCCGCCAGATTCAGATATACAAGGCTCTCGGCTGGGATATTCCGCGCTTCGGTCATGTCCCTATGATTCTGGGACCGGATAAGAAAAAACTTTCCAAAAGGCACGGCGCTCTTTCCGTCATGGAATATGAAAAGATGGGATACCTGCCCGAAGCTGTTTTGAACTATCTAGTCCGCCTCGGCTGGTCACACGGTGATCAGGAAATTTTCTCCAAAGAAGAACTGTTCGAACTTTTCAACACTGAACATCTCGGCAATTCACCTTCAGTTTTCGACACCAAGAAACTGGACTGGGTGAACTGTGAATACATCAAAGCAAAAGCTCCGGCAGAACTTATTCCCGGAATGCGCTCTTTCCTTCCTGAAGGAACTGAAGTTGCGGATGAATATCTGGAAAAAATTATTCCCCTGCTCCAACCTCGCGCAACCAACTATAAAGAAATGGCTGACATGTGCGACTTCTTCTTAGTAAGCGCTGATAAATTGGAATATAATGAAACTGCTGTTGCAAAAGTATTCACTCCCGAAGCGATAGCTCACCTCAAAGAGTTGACCGCTAGAATTGAAGCTGACACTGAGTTCAGCCATGACTCTCTTGAAGCTATCCACACTGGATACCTTGCTGAAAAAGAACTTAAATTCAAAGCAATCGGACAACCTGTACGCCTCGCACTCTGCGGAAAAGTACAAAGCCCCGGTGGACTTTACGATCTGATGCTCGTTATGGGTAAAGATGAAAGCATTGCACGTATGAAAAAAGCTATGACACTAGTCTAA
- a CDS encoding NifU family protein, which yields MYDKVEAALEKVRPFLQADGGNVELVEVTDKGFAMVRLQGACKGCPMSQKTLRSVIERTLLKEIPELKGVESVD from the coding sequence ATGTACGATAAAGTCGAAGCTGCACTCGAAAAAGTCAGACCCTTTTTACAAGCTGACGGCGGCAACGTTGAACTCGTTGAGGTAACAGATAAAGGCTTTGCAATGGTCCGGCTTCAGGGCGCATGTAAAGGCTGTCCCATGTCTCAAAAGACATTGAGAAGTGTTATCGAACGCACCTTGCTCAAGGAAATTCCTGAACTGAAAGGTGTTGAATCTGTTGATTAA
- a CDS encoding HDOD domain-containing protein, translated as MTHDTTIPEHTLQAATALMEDRFAHADKNKPVLNTLFELGVAHVARDLVEHPELYKETSPLPMPTERFEPVDPISLMHSDIKLPSLPQVFLEMRQVINDPVSSATDVARVISRDTALSAFLLRMVNSAFYSFPSQIDTISRAVAVIGTKQLSTLALGTSVMDMFKGIPTNILDLELFWRHSFACGIIASQLAKMFKNGSPEKCFVAGLLHDIGRPVFMMALPDRAIAATAISRNKKALMFKAERVVAGFDHAELGGMLLRKWNLPFSLVTAVLYHHNPAKAVKTPEALYVYFANIIAKTLGIGGSGDFFIQDVKNQRWEENGLTPGKIRELNNGLAPILDDAFAILTTIKS; from the coding sequence ATGACCCACGATACAACCATCCCCGAGCACACACTTCAAGCAGCTACAGCCCTGATGGAAGATCGCTTTGCACATGCTGACAAAAACAAGCCCGTCCTTAACACACTATTTGAACTCGGAGTTGCCCATGTAGCAAGGGATTTGGTTGAGCACCCGGAACTCTATAAAGAAACCTCTCCCTTGCCCATGCCCACGGAAAGGTTTGAACCGGTCGACCCCATATCGCTAATGCATTCCGACATAAAACTCCCGTCCCTGCCGCAGGTTTTTCTTGAAATGAGACAGGTTATTAACGATCCGGTCAGTTCTGCAACCGACGTTGCAAGAGTTATTTCACGGGACACAGCTTTATCCGCTTTTCTTCTGCGCATGGTAAACAGCGCTTTTTACAGTTTTCCTTCCCAGATAGACACTATTTCGAGAGCTGTAGCGGTTATCGGAACAAAACAACTTTCGACTCTTGCTTTAGGCACCTCCGTAATGGACATGTTCAAAGGCATTCCTACCAACATACTTGACCTTGAACTCTTCTGGAGACACAGCTTTGCCTGTGGCATCATTGCCAGTCAGTTAGCTAAAATGTTCAAAAACGGTTCGCCGGAAAAATGTTTTGTAGCAGGACTTCTGCACGACATAGGCCGCCCCGTTTTCATGATGGCCCTGCCGGACAGAGCTATTGCCGCAACAGCCATATCCAGAAACAAAAAAGCTTTGATGTTCAAGGCCGAAAGAGTTGTTGCCGGATTTGATCATGCCGAACTTGGCGGCATGCTTTTGCGCAAATGGAATCTCCCCTTCTCTCTTGTTACAGCTGTTCTTTATCATCATAATCCTGCCAAAGCTGTAAAAACTCCCGAAGCTCTCTATGTTTACTTTGCCAATATTATTGCAAAAACACTCGGCATAGGCGGCAGCGGAGACTTTTTTATTCAGGACGTCAAAAACCAGAGATGGGAAGAGAACGGCCTCACCCCGGGAAAAATTAGAGAGCTTAACAACGGGCTTGCTCCGATTCTGGATGATGCCTTTGCTATTTTGACCACCATAAAATCTTAA